Proteins from a genomic interval of Musa acuminata AAA Group cultivar baxijiao chromosome BXJ1-9, Cavendish_Baxijiao_AAA, whole genome shotgun sequence:
- the LOC103998368 gene encoding lycopene beta cyclase, chloroplastic/chromoplastic produces MDTLLRTHSRIELLHRGYGVAERHSLSSTPKLQNSENKLSCRRDYKRRPKRGFVRASSCQLLELVPEIKKENLEFDLPLYDSSKGLTLDLAVVGGGPAGLAIAQQVSEAGLSVCSIDPSPKLIWPNNYGVWVDEFEAMDLLDCLDATWPGAVVYVDDQKKKLLGRPYGRVNRKQLKSKMMQRCILNGVRFHQAKVVKVIHEETKSFLICSDGVTIQAAVVLDATGFSRCLVQYDKPYNPGYQVAYGILAEVEEHPFDLDKMVFMDWRDSHLKDGTELKERNSRIPTFLYAMPFSSTRIFLEETSLVARPGLQMEDIQERMVARLRHLGIKVKSIEEDERCVIPMGGPLPVLPQRVVGIGGTAGMVHPSTGYMVARTLAAAPIIANSIVQFLGPNHGLLGSELSSQVWKDLWPIERRRQREFFCFGMDILLKLDLQATRRFFDTFFDLEPHYWHGFLSSRLFLPELVTFGLSLFSHASNTSRLEIMSKGTLPLVNMINNLLREKN; encoded by the coding sequence ATGGATACGCTGCTTAGAACTCACAGTAGAATTGAGTTGCTCCACCGAGGTTATGGGGTTGCCGAAAGGCATAGCCTTTCTTCCACCCCGAAGCTGCAGAACAGTGAAAACAAGCTTTCGTGTAGGAGAGACTACAAGAGAAGGCCCAAAAGGGGTTTTGTTAGAGCTAGCAGCTGTCAACTCCTCGAGCTTGTTCCAGAGATCAAGAAAGAGAATCTCGAATTCGACCTCCCCTTGTATGACTCATCTAAAGGTCTTACCTTGGACCTCGCTGTTGTTGGCGGTGGTCCGGCTGGGCTCGCCATCGCGCAGCAGGTGTCTGAGGCAGGTCTTTCGGTGTGCTCCATCGACCCCTCACCCAAACTTATATGGCCAAATAACTATGGTGTTTGGGTTGATGAGTTCGAAGCCATGGATCTCCTTGATTGTCTCGATGCCACCTGGCCCGGTGCTGTGGTTTATGTTGATGATCAGAAGAAGAAGCTCCTCGGACGGCCTTATGGTCGGGTGAATCGAAAGCAGCTCAAATCGAAGATGATGCAGAGATGCATATTGAATGGTGTTCGGTTCCACCAGGCCAAGGTTGTCAAGGTCATCCACGAGGAGACCAAATCGTTCTTGATTTGCAGCGATGGGGTCACAATTCAAGCAGCTGTTGTTCTTGATGCAACGGGCTTCTCAAGGTGCCTGGTGCAGTATGACAAGCCATACAATCCTGGTTACCAGGTAGCTTATGGCATCTTGGCCGAAGTAGAAGAACACCCTTTTGATTTGGATAAGATGGTTTTTATGGATTGGAGAGATTCACACCTCAAAGATGGAACAGAGTTGAAAGAGAGGAACAGCAGAATTCCAACATTTCTGTATGCAATGCCATTTTCTTCCACAAGGATTTTTCTGGAAGAAACTTCCTTAGTCGCACGTCCGGGATTGCAAATGGAAGACATACAGGAGAGGATGGTGGCTAGACTGAGGCATTTGGGCATAAAAGTGAAAAGCATTGAAGAGGATGAGAGATGTGTGATTCCAATGGGTGGGCCGCTCCCGGTGCTTCCCCAAAGGGTTGTGGGAATTGGAGGCACTGCAGGCATGGTTCATCCGTCCACTGGGTACATGGTGGCCAGGACCCTTGCGGCGGCTCCCATCATTGCAAACTCAATCGTTCAGTTCCTAGGTCCTAACCATGGCCTCTTGGGTAGTGAACTCTCGTCACAAGTTTGGAAGGATCTGTGGCCTATTGAAAGGAGAAGGCAGAGAGAATTCTTCTGCTTTGGTATGGATATCCTGCTTAAACTTGACTTGCAAGCAACAAGGAGATTTTTCGATACGTTTTTCGATCTGGAACCACACTACTGGCATGGTTTTCTGTCATCTAGATTATTTCTTCCAGAGCTTGTAACTTTTGGGCTATCTTTATTCTCACATGCTTCAAATACTTCTAGGTTAGAGATCATGTCCAAGGGCACTCTTCCTTTGGTGAATATGATCAATAACTTGCTACGAGAGAAAAATTAG